Part of the Henckelia pumila isolate YLH828 chromosome 2, ASM3356847v2, whole genome shotgun sequence genome is shown below.
GTGCTGAACCACTGAGTATCCAATTTCTCGATCCCTTTAATCTCAAAGCTGAGCTTTTCGATCAAAAGAGACAATAAATTAGCTTGGTTTTTGATCTCAATAGTGATGGTGACCAGATCACCGGGTGTGTAAACTTGTCTATCGGCCTCCAATTTCAGCAGCGGCAGCGGCAGATCAGATCTATTGGAAGCCTCTCCGGCGGAATAGGAGTCTGCCGCAAATCCGAAGAATGAGAATCTCCGGGATGGCTTGTTCGTTGGCATTTTTGGAGGAAAAATTCAGAAAATCTGACAGTGGAAGATCTTGTTCTGTCGTGCATCAAAGAGAGCTGGTGAGTGGTGAGTCAGCGTTGCGGGCTCACTCTTGGATCAATAATCAATATCAGCCCAATTATCTCCGTTTTGATCCAAAAACAGATGTGGCCCAATTCACTCTCTGGCCCAGTCACTGCTgaattaagtatttaattaattaattaattaattaaacgaTCCAAATTGACCGCAAATCCCCGGAAAGAGTGTGGACCCAAAAAAAACACCAAAAGTTAGTTAATTCCGACCATAAAAAACAAGGAAATTCAACAGAAACTGAGAAATTTTCTTGgaggaaacaaaaaaaaaaaagacacgaAAATTATGAAGAATGAATCTTCATCATCTTCCAAGCCCTCAGCATCGGTTCTTCCCTACCAGACCCCGAGACTTCGAGACCATTACAATCTGGGCAAGAAACTGGGGCAGGGCCAGTTCGGCACCACCTACCATTGCACGGAAAAGGCCACCGGCATCGAGTACGCATGCAAATCCATCCCCAAACGCAAGCTTCTATGCCAGGACGATTACGACGACGTTTGGCGGGAGATTCAGATCATGCACCATCTCTCGGAGCAGGGGAATGTGGTGAGGATAAAAGGGACGTATGAGGACAATGTGTTCGTGCATTTGGTGATGGAGCTGTGCGGCGGCGGCGAGCTCTTCGATCGGATTGTGCACAAGGGGCATTACAGCGAGAAGAAGGCGGCGCAGCTGATGAAGACTATTGTCGGGGTGGTGGAGGCTTGCCATTCGCTTGGGGTGATGCATAGAGATCTCAAACCCGAGAATTTTCTCTTCGATTCCCCCGATGAGGATGCTAAGCTTAAGGCCACGGATTTCGGCTTGTCTGTTTTTTACAAGCCTGGTACGTACGATGATTATTTTCAGTTTGTTTTATATTAAATCAACAACATGTGTGGTTTGGATTTCGTTTGTTTGTATGCTTTTCAGGGCAATATCTATCTGATGTCGTTGGAAGTCCTTACTACGTTGCTCCTGAAGTATTGCATAAACATTATGGACCCGAAATCGACGTCTGGAGCGCTGGCGTTATCCTATATATAATGTTATGCGGAGCTCCACCTTTCTGGGGAGGTACTATTCAGTCATTTAAAACTTTTTAACAtatcataatattttttctaaattttgatatatattacaTTTGCTAATATTTTTTAACTGTGCAGAAACGGATAACAGAATATTCAAGCAGATATTGAAAGGTAAATTAGACTTTGAATCGGAGCCATGGCCTCAGATTTCAGACAGTGCAAAGGATCTGATAAAAAGGATGCTTCAAAGAGATCCTAAAAATCGAATTACTGCTCATGAAGTCCGATGTGAGTCATTCATTGTATAGTTTTGTTGTCAACGGCTGCAAATGAAATCGAGTCCAGCAAGATCAATTCTTTTGGCATTAATTGAGCTCAAGTTTGGATAAGAGCTAGTGTGGCTAAAATGACTGAATTCTTTCTTGAAAAATTGATGTCAAGATATGAACTTTATGCAATAAGCAAATGAATAGCAAAATAACATTTCAATCATGCATTTTAAAGTATTCAAAAAGTCATATCTTAGCGAAACTTAATATGTCACTCAAGTAACAATTGAGCCTATGCCGCTGACATATCCACAGATCGAATGGTAACAAAAGCATTTCGGGTTTTTAACAGGCCATCCTTGGATTGTGGATGACAAAGTTGCACCAGACAAACCTCTGGGATCAGCTGTTCTGTCGAGGCTAAAGCAATTCTCCGCTATGAACAAACTTAAGAAGATGGCTTTACGCGTAATGTTCCCATTTCATTCACAAATAGATGAGTAAACAGCAATAAATGGTGTGTGTGCACATGTATAACTAGTTTATATTATTGGTTCAGGTTATAGCAGAAAGGCTATCAGAAGAAGAAATTGGTGGCCTAAGACAGTTGTTCAAAATGATCGATACAGACAACAGCGGTTCAATAACGTTCGAGGAATTGAAGCAAGGGTTGAAAAGAGTAGGCTCCGAACTCATGGAATCTGAGATCAAAGCACTCATGAATGCGGTAGGTTGAGCTTACCCAGAATTCAAGCACACATATTTAAATGTTGATATCAGATGATTAAACAAGTATATATCCAATTGTATTGGCACTCAGTACTCAGTTTAACATGAAAAATGATGGGGACTTTAATCTGGTCCAGGCTGATATTGACAACAGTGGAACAATAGACTATGGCGAGTTCCTTGCGGCGACTTTGCATTTGAACAAGATGGAAAGGGAAGAGAATCTGCTTGCTGCATTCTCTTTCTTTGACAAAGATGGGAGTGGCTACATCACCATCGATGAGCTTCAACAGGCTTGCAAAGATTTCGGTCTAGGGGATGTTCACCTAGGCGACATGATTCAAGAAATTGACATAGACAATGTAAGTAGCTATACAAGCATGCATGTTTTTTTCTCCAGCTTGTTTGATTTAACTGGCATCAGtttctttacaaaaaaaattgtgataTGGATCGGGACTGAACAGGATGGACGGATCGACTACGGAGAATTCGCGACGATGATGAGGAAGGGTGATGCAGGTAAAGGGGGGAGAACAATGAGAGGCAATTTGAACTTCAATTTGGCGGAAGCCTTAGAAGGTAAAGCCAAGGTGGAAGATTAAATACAGAAGAAGAtagtttgtaattttttttttattgttttttttatatataaagagAGACAAACGAGAGATTAGAGAATTAATGTATTAGATTTTATGTATTATAATCTTGATTgtgtatataattaatttttgtaatttttcaaatattttttgtcCCAAAATTTCCAGATGGCCAAACACCAATTTTCATGGTAAGTGGCAGCTAATATATGTACTCGCTCTATACAAAAATCGGATtgcaatttatttatatatatatttttaagattATAAGCATTCATAGAAATTAATTTTTCTAGTTTTGAGAAACGGGTAGATACTATTACTAATATGTTGttacatatattttaaattaaatttattacatTTTTTGCTTATATGACCTAATATTTcagatttattattttgtaataatttaattgaaattcacATTAATGTAAAGTCCATTTCACATCTTCTCCTATCAAATTTATATGTTTAGGAGGTATATGAATTTTAATAATTGGAAAAAAGTTTAATCTTCATAGTTCATATGTATGATACCAATTTTAAGACCGTATAGAGTATAGACACTACGAGAAGATGTATAAATGAAGAAatcaatatatatgtatatataagtatataacattgtaatttattgtaaaaacTTGAATCATGGCTACTAAAATTCAGGCAGTGACGTAGTGTCAATGTGTCATCTTCACAGATCTAATAGTTATTATTGGTTCAATTATGTAGGGTCCATGTTTGatctaatattaaaaaaaaattatggtaAAAACTTGAGTTGTGTTTACCCGGACATTATTTTGTTTGGtgtattattaatttatgtataacttattttatttaatttcgcatttttttttcatattatttatacatctattaattattaattttacatcaatcaaagcattaataatttatcctatatcaatcaaatcatttaatataaattactatattacctcttataaataatattattaatattttatttattattaaaaagatatttatcatttttatataaaatttaatcaatcaaatcaaataaacaataatatagcaatcaaatcaaataatatattaagtatcatttttatttatttttttattacattatattacttatctacgTATTATATATCTCATCACTCAAACAAAATGATGTCTAAAAGTACGTGTAGTGTCTTGCGGTTATTATTGGTCCAAATATGTGAGTCCATGTTTGATAtcacattaaaaaaatataattaagcaGTAATGAGGATAATGTTCTTAAGATAGGTTGAACTATATCGAcaaatacaaaaatttttataatattgtcTCACAAATCAATTTTATGAGATGTATTTTATATTCGACAACTGAATTTATATATCAATATTtacgtcaaaaatattatttttcaatttaaaaataatctgaGTTGAACTATTTTACGGGATAATACATGGTTTTGCAAGAGAATCGTACAAACTCTCGTTAGCCACGCGCATTAAAGCCAAATAATATGTAAAATTTACGTCCAAGGGCAAAAGTGCAAATTTTGATGGGACAACGGATAGGATAACGAACCCCAGAGAGCAATTAATCAGGCTACAGGGGAAACCATCCCAGCTTCCATAGCTCAATCCCTCACTCAACAATGGCGGCCCTCTCGTTCTGTTCCTCTCTCGCACCGAATCTCTCTCTTAATCAAAACCCACCAACCCTTTATCTTTCTAGAACCAGCATTTCCTTCCTTTCTCATTCCCTCTCGTCTCTGAAGCTCAACCCTAAACAGGCCGCGTTGTCTTTCATACCCAAATCATCTGAAACAGAGGCCGCGCCTTCTTTGACTGAGCCGGAGACCGATAAGCCCGATCCGGAAGAAGAGCCTGTTGTCGAGACTGCGGAGCCCAAGCGCGAGGAAGTGTTTGCGGTTGTTATGGTAATTCGGTCTGTTTTCATTTGTATTGTGCGAGTATGTGCATATATTTTGGCAATAATTGTAGACCCATGTTTGCTTTTTTGGGTTTGCGTGACTGTAATATAGCTATTGATGTGTGTAACTGACCGGACGCCAACAAAGTTCGGATTTTTATCATAAAGGCAAACCATTCCAGCCCTCCCGAATCCATCGTCTGTTTGTGCTCATTTTCATGCTCCATGTCTGTTGTGGGTTTTCGCCATTTTAATTTGGCTAAATGTGTGTGGTTTCGATTCTGCTTCTTTCATTTGTTTTCACTTGTTTTTTGGGTTTCTTTAGTCACGGACATCAGGATTCTATGGTTAGTTAACATTCTTACAGTGACCAACTACCATTTGCATATCTCAGATTTAACTTCTATTTTCTGATCAATTCTTTTTCTATTATATGTTTCAAACAAGGTTATTAATGTGTGTTTGAGGTCGTAGATCCCAAATTTTGAGATGTTTTAATTTTCTTTTGTCGAAAGCATCCATTTGTCCATCATGCAATTGCTGAGCCGTAAGGTTTCTGTCTGTTAATGTTCTGTGTAATTTTGAACTTTAATGGTCATGTTTAAAAGTTGATTTCTGATGCATTTCTTTGGTATGCATATTTGTTTAGGTTGGATCAAGACAATACATCGTGCATCCTGGACGGTACATTTATACGCAGAGGCTTAAAGGTGCCAGTGTGAATGACAAAGTATGTATTGCAAACCCCTCTTTACTGATGTATATCTGATAAATGTGATCAAGTTGTTTTCCCTTTTCTCTTCTGCATGGCTGTGATTGTATTTCCTTTTGCATTCTGTCCTATTGGCATGTCAATGAACTGCTAGAATGCCAGAGTACATGCACCTGTGTATTTGTTTCATGATGTTGCTTAAGATGAACTCCGAAGCACCTCAACTGTCTAATTAGATATTAGGGTATTGGGAAAGGTCCACGTCACTTAAACTTGGGATTGTGGGAACTTTGATGATCCTCTATGCAGTAAGGAGAGCAGGGGGGAGTAGCCCCAATTCAAATTCAAGGCATGAGTTTCAGATCTTGGTCCACCCTTGACCCTTCCAATGGAACTGCAGCAAGAATTTTTTGTTGGCATTGGTAAATCTTGAAACAGTATTTTGTTGAACAGGTTACCCAAATTTGTCGTGAGCTCCAAtgtttttttatatgttttatgagTATAGAAATCTCGACTTACGACCACTTGtacccttttttttttctccgtGGTGATTTCATGCTAGATCTAAGTATGAAATGTCTAATTTCCCCATTCTTTTTGGTATTGGCAACT
Proteins encoded:
- the LOC140881552 gene encoding calcium-dependent protein kinase 11-like gives rise to the protein MKNESSSSSKPSASVLPYQTPRLRDHYNLGKKLGQGQFGTTYHCTEKATGIEYACKSIPKRKLLCQDDYDDVWREIQIMHHLSEQGNVVRIKGTYEDNVFVHLVMELCGGGELFDRIVHKGHYSEKKAAQLMKTIVGVVEACHSLGVMHRDLKPENFLFDSPDEDAKLKATDFGLSVFYKPGQYLSDVVGSPYYVAPEVLHKHYGPEIDVWSAGVILYIMLCGAPPFWGETDNRIFKQILKGKLDFESEPWPQISDSAKDLIKRMLQRDPKNRITAHEVRCHPWIVDDKVAPDKPLGSAVLSRLKQFSAMNKLKKMALRVIAERLSEEEIGGLRQLFKMIDTDNSGSITFEELKQGLKRVGSELMESEIKALMNAADIDNSGTIDYGEFLAATLHLNKMEREENLLAAFSFFDKDGSGYITIDELQQACKDFGLGDVHLGDMIQEIDIDNDGRIDYGEFATMMRKGDAGKGGRTMRGNLNFNLAEALEGKAKVED
- the LOC140884028 gene encoding large ribosomal subunit protein bL21c, producing MAALSFCSSLAPNLSLNQNPPTLYLSRTSISFLSHSLSSLKLNPKQAALSFIPKSSETEAAPSLTEPETDKPDPEEEPVVETAEPKREEVFAVVMVGSRQYIVHPGRYIYTQRLKGASVNDKITLNKVLLVGTKTSAYIGKPIVSNAVVHAIVEEQTLDKKVIVFKYKKKKNYRRNIGHRQPITRIRITSITGYESSPAATLPS